The following DNA comes from Hordeum vulgare subsp. vulgare chromosome 3H, MorexV3_pseudomolecules_assembly, whole genome shotgun sequence.
attatctttatgataagtgtGTTGGGAGGCGAAGTATTAAGCCCCTATATCTCTATGTGTTTGGTGGGTGTTGTTTGTTCTCAAAATATGCTTTGAATattagaaatcatagaagactctatgataattgagtatgtggaactcttacttagactttgctgaaaataagatgcatcaaagttgtttgatgactaagaacataggttcttaagattcaagagaatgcattgcttgaatcatgacatgtgaattgattgctactctatcatgATGAGCTTTACGAGAAATagttgctggttatgatgctcGAAAAGTGActcaaattatcattgatcaaaattatacactatgctagcattcacacttcataaattattatttttatcatttacctactcgatgatgagcaggaattaagcttggggatgctgatacctgTCCAACATATcgacaatttatgaagtattcttgccatatttacccatgtttacAATTCTTTTGTATCGTTCCCATGcacttttatatgatttaatggaactaatccggactgacgctattctcAGTAGAATTACCTTcgcgttgtttttgtgcagaaaatgaaagttctcggaattggatgaaactttttgaagaattttatggaatatgcaaaaaaaattactagagcaaagaaccaccggaggagGCCCGCCAGTTGCCTACAAGGCAAGAGGGCGCGCTcaccccctagggtgcgccctaATGCCTTGTGGCCCCCCATGTGGCACCTCTCAACATGATTCCACTCACACTCTCATCTAACCTTCTCCATTCTTGAACTACAAAGAAAGAGCTTCGGGTATAGTCATGGCTCTCACGGTGGTCGTGGTGTGCCACACTTGGTCTGAACTAAAGCTTGATCGTCTCTTTTATTGTGAACTTGTCCATATTTTCTTCGGGGACCAACAACCTAGGGTCCAAAAGGGGCATGTGATGCCTTGTCGTTTTAAACTTAAGTGTGATACTAATTATGATCTACATGttctagttgtttttgttgtgatgttcttgttgttcttcttgcatTTTTTATCTGATTgtgtgttgtgtttgttgtttgtCGTGAAATGCTGCAATAGGGTGGTAAGGCCACCACTTTTGAAAGGGATGAGCAGAACAACTACTAGCACGCAACCAAACAACTATCATTTGCATCTGCTCACCTCTAAAGCACAAAGACAGGCAACCAAACAACATGCCACCATTTGCGCCTTGACACAATGCACACAACTAATCAACATGCGTATGTTGGTTTTTTGTCTTACCTCAACCAGACCCAGATGTGTCAAGTATGCAAAGTGCCAAAAAATGGTCCAGGTAACCAAGCATTTCCCCATGTGTCTGGTGAGAACAGCCTAATATATGTGTGCTCCGTTCCACTCACACTCTTATCTCACCTTCTCCATTCTTGAACTACAATGCTTTGCAAGGATGAAGAGCTTCACTCGGGTATAGTCATGATCATGGCTACCACGATGGTCGTGATGTGCCGCACTTGGAGGAGCGTTATCGTGGTCAGCTGCTTCCCTCGGACCTGGAGCgccgatttccggtcctctccatcAAATGTGGCCACACTCCTCTTCTACTCTACCAACAGCCGACACCAACTTCCCTAGGACAAACGGCTCCCCCGGCGCAACCCCACCGACCTTCGTGGTGCAGAACCCAGCCTTGCCACGTGGGGTTCATCATCTGCATGGTGCACGCTATGACCTCCCTGACGTTGCGCTGAAGGCTGCAGCCGCACCACCCATGAGCTAAGTGATGGACAATTGGAAATCCAAGAGAGCGACGTAACTCCCTGTGTACCCCAACAAGGAGGAGCTCGAGCTGGACACGTTGCTCAAGACGATCGAGATGTTCCCGGTGAAGAGAGCAAGTGAGTGTCGCCGCCGACTATACCTGGCCATGGGATATCCGGGCCGACCCGTCCAACCCAACATGACCCAAAAATCCCGACCTGACCCGGCCCGATGTTGCTCGTGGGCCAGGCCTGGGCCTAGATTTTAAGCCAAAAGGTTGGGCCCGAGCTCACCATATTCACGATTTAGCAAAGTGGCGTGGCCCGACGGGCTTTTACGGTGATGGGTCGGACATGTGCATGATTTCTAGGCCGGCCCGGGTCTCGGTTTTCTGCGTCGGGCTTGGCTAGTCCTGACCCGGCCGAAAGAATGGCCAGGTATACCACCGACTAAGCGTACCCCCCCTGGCATGCGTCTCTTCAGGAAAATTGtactgggaaattggcatatcagatCAGTTGACATTACATTTTATTGTATCTTTGTTTCTTATTCTTATCGAGGGTCATATACAATGCTAGTACGCTTTTGGTGTACACGAGTCATGTTGAGTAGTGTCATTTGGTACTTGCGAGATGATATTTGTCATGTCTTTCTCAAATTTGGTGCCGCGTCCTTTGGTCTTGGTGGTGCGTTGTCTTTTGGCCTTGTCGACGCGCACTGATATTGCTGCACAAACTCAGGCTATCCGACGTCCTTTGTTCGTACCGGTAATGTTTGCTTGTGAGCTCTTGTTTTGGAGCCCGTCTTTGTTGTCTTTCGGTCTCGCAGACGCACACCGATGTTGCCGCACAAACTCAGCTATCTGACGTCCTTTGTTCACATCGGTGATATTTCTTGTGAGTTGTTGTTTCAGTGCCCGTCGTTTTCTCTCTATACCTTGTTGTGGTTCATTGCCACTGGTGGAATGAGCTGCTCGGTGGAGCTCGCTTCCAAGATGTCGGTCTTTTTAGGTTTCGGTTTGGTTCTGTAACCAGCATTCCGTTTCGTTTGTTTCTTTCTTCTAGTTTTGTGCTCTCCTCTTGGCGCCTTCCTCTATAGTTTTCCTTTCTGCCTCGTGTGCGCTTACATTTATTTGTACTGACTGCCAAGTAACCTTCGAGTTGAAATATATTCACTCAGTTTAATAATATAAGAGGGTTTCTGACACTATATTAGTAGGGGAGTGATCTGCGCCGACGCGCCGGTCcaaactttcggccggccgcgcgtGGGCCGTACGACCCACCAACCCCCGCGCGTCCGCACCGTTGTATCCGCATGCAATATTTTTTTCTCTATGTAGCAAAGTTTCGATgtgatgcagcaatttttttaacggttgcaacaaaaaataaaatttgtagcaaaaaaaatatctacgtgatcgtagcaaaaaaaaaacgaagttgatggtacgtggtagcaaaagtcaaacgccagttgtaacaaatatttacgtgacgtgtatgcaacttttttaatgaacggttgcagcaaaacatgatgctgGTTGTAGTAAAATTTAACACAGTTgtaacaaaagtaaaaaacatcgattgtaataaaaaatccgacgaactgtaGTTGTAATcaaacgtatatgcaacttttATACTGGGACAAAATGTAGTAAAAAAATGCTTGCAGCAAAAGtaacgctggttgcaacaaatttagacaaaaaatgttgcatccattgaccAGCGAAGTCCGCGGGtaggaaaaatgttgcatgggccCTCGCGCGCGAGGGACGACAGGCGCGTCGTATGGAAACGATTCCATATTAGTAtgaaaatgctcttatattatgagGCGCGAGAGCGTATCTAATACTATATTAGTATAAATCCGTTCTTATATTATGGAATGGAGGGATTAATGAACAGTGTTTTCCCATCAATCTCGGGGGGAAAGGATATCGATTTATTTATCACATTTTATAGACTGATACAAGAACACAAGTCTTTCATGCTACCCCACAAATCGCAACCTGTCTTAATCTCGTCAGAGCTCGCGACAGAATAGAGAGCTGGCTTCGATCACAAGTGGAAGTAACTACCAGCTATCAAGGTGCTGTCGGGGATGAGTTTTATACACGTGAATTTTGATTTAGTTAgtgtcagatcaaaaatatgctgCTATGCTCGAGCTGAGCAGGCATCTTCCCGGCTCCCGTACGATATAAATCTCATCCCCAACAGCACCTTGATACAGATCCTGGTTCCTGTGCCATTTCCACAGAGCGTGCGTCTCATTCTTCACCTGCGTCAACAAATTTCGTCTCGTCAGTCATTGTTCAGAATTACCAGTAGTTAGCTCcgatctttcttttttttctctcctcGGGGAGCAGCACGTTACCTCAAGAATGCCGTGGCCGAAGCTGCTCTCCCGGTAGGCGCTGTAGTCCGGCTGCCGGTCCCAGCAGAAGCTGCCGGCGGCGGGGCCGGACGTGAAGTTGAAGGCGCAGAAGCCGCCCATGAAGTCGTCAGGCGTGGACAGAGGCTCCGGGCAGCGCCCTGGCTCGTCGGCGTGGGTGGTGGCCATCTTCTCGCGGTTCCCGCCGTCGCCCACCGAGATGTGCACGGCGCCGCACGGGTCTAGCGTGTAGTTGAACACCCGGTTGGAGCGCTCGTACGCGTGCACCTGCCAGACATCACACAAAGCCACTCTCAGCTGCTTGCTAATTAATGTTCAGACTTCAGAGATATTGCAAGTCCGACGGTGTTACTGCATACATGGCCGGTGAAGACGATGTCGATGCCGTAGGAGTAGAGCAGCTCCTCCATGGCCACTCTCATGCACTCCGCCTCCCTGTAGTGAGCCTTGTAGGTGCTGTACCACGGCGCGTGCCACCCGGCGACCAGCCATGGGGTCACTGATCTATCCACCTTTGCTAGGTCCTTCTCCAACCATCTGTACTGGTCTCCTGAATTTTCGACTTCGTTTCAATTAATCAAAGGAGTAATCAGTCCACTGAGGTCACATTGAATTGTGTTACGTACCTGATTTACTGTAGTTcgcgtaggcagcgagcatgatgAAATGGATGCCGCCAACGTCGAAGGAGTagtagaagggggagaaggactcGCTCTCTTTCGACGGGAACGCGAACCGCGCGCTGTAAGCCGCGAAGGTCTTGTTGCCGATCTGCTGCTCGATCTCGTGGTTCCCTTCGACCACCATCATCGGCGTGCTCGACGTCACGGGCTCCATGTACCTTCCCCAGTAATCCCAGCGCGGCTGGTACGTCTCGTGGATGGGCGTGGACTTGGCGAACGAGCAGGAGTAGCAGTCTGTTCCCGTGCCGTTGGTCAGGTACAGGTTGGCGTAGCTCACGTCGCCGACCAGGAGGACCAGGTCGGGCTGGTTGCTCGCCATGTGCTCCACGGTCGACGTGGTGTTGTACGTGAGCCCGAGATCTCCCACCACGGCGATCCTCCCCGGGTAGCTCCGCGGCCCCACGGCCGGCATCGTCCGGAATGCGTGGACGGCGCTCATCGCCCCCGGGATGGCCGGGTCGCCGCACTGGTAGTAGTACTTCGTCCCAGGCTCAAGACCTGCATAGCAGCGAGAATTAATTTCAGTCCCACGTTTATTTGCTCCTGGTAGCTGTAAAAAGtgctttttttttttctttgttttgtttttggatTGTGGAGCAGGGGATCGACCTTGGAGGCGGACGTGGTGGATGATGCCGGAGGTGTAGTTCTGGAGGCCCTCAAAGGGGTAGAGCTGGCTGTAGACGAGCGCGTCGCCGGTGGCCTCGCGGACCACAGAATCGGCGGCGAGGCCGTAGCGCACGACGCTGCCGACCGTGCCTGGGTCCAGCGGCTTGACAGCGCCGCCCATCTGGAAATCCCCTGCGGAACCAACAGCCAATGTCATCTCAGAACTGACTAAAAGCATTACAGTCAGTGAATCAGCTCAATTACCTGTGATCCATGAGACCCAGGCGGAGGTGGGAGCGGCGGAGAGCGCGACGGCGATCTGCTCGGGAGCCCAGCCTGTGACCCGGCGCTGCACCCGGGGGTCCGTGTCCGGCAGGTCCACCGCGTGGCCCCTGTCTTCCTGCAGCAGCACCGTCACCGGCCCAGACGGGCCCTCCAGCATCGACGCCGGCTCAGCCGTCGCCGCCGCGAGCAGAAGCAGAAACAGCGGCAGCGACCCCCTCCAAATCGACATGTCGTTTGGTGCGGAAGTTCCCTCTTTCGTCGGGATCAAAATGAGAGCAGTGCGAGGTGAGTGTGGGGTGAGATTGGCATGTAGAGAACTGGGATGATTTTCGGGAAAATTTATAGGATTCGAACACAGATGGATGGGGGGAGTGTTCGAATCTGGTGATCTTCTTCCATTGGAACAGCAGGATAAACAAGCAAGGTTTCCTCGACATTGCTGCAAAAGTGGGCATCTTCCATGGTCACCGTAGAATATGCCCTCCGCCGCCGTCAGAACGGGTCCGTCCACGTGTGCTTCAAAACTTCCCTAACTGCAAGCCAACGTCATCATCCTCTGTTTTCTGAACCCACCTCCAGAAGGGGAAAGTTTGTCAAAtgatttaggccctgtttggaaccatccagattatataatctggtttttataatctattgtatTTCCAAACAGGACAGTTCATATTgtattccctccgttcctaaatataaaaccttgtagagatttcactatagactacatacggagcaaaatgaatgaatctacactttaaaatatgtctatatacatccgtatgtagtcaatagtgcaatctctacaaggtcttatatttaggaacggagggagtagattttataaactagatgaccagattattataatctcataatcttctctaccccagctaaaatgagattatggattacaaatgacgtgttatctttgtaaacttcaagagaattacgcagtgccaccgccactttcctatttttccttgtaaactgagggcaaacatgtcattgtacaatttaaaagctggtttacagtttatataatctggcctccaaacatgcccacctgaattatttttataaaccagattatataatctatgttcatactccagattattataatctattatggttccaaacagggcattATTAGTTACATCGAGATACAATGTTTCCAGTATATATCTACGTTTGTTGCAGGTTTAGGCATCTATAACCAACTAGTAAAAATGGCTATAAAACAAATCTGAGAGTTCATGAATGTTTATTTACCATGGTGAATAATAAGATTTTTTAATATTATTGGTTGTAAGTATCATAAGGATCCATTTATGAAGATCACACTGTATTTCAAAAGCTCGTAATCTTCTTCTCTGCTAATAAAACCTAATCTTTCAACTCACTGTGAAGAAATTAAATTATGTGTAATAAATTATTGATATACAACAATATTGCGTAAAAATCATAACAAAAATCTAAACATTTCTCGATCAACGGCCACTCCTTCGATGCGAAAGTAATTGTGGTATTCAAGAGTTTTATCTATCATGGTGAAAAAAATCTAATTAAATTGGTTATAAGTCACATAAGGATCCACTTTATGAAGATCTCATTGTATTCAAAAAGCTCGTAAT
Coding sequences within:
- the LOC123443372 gene encoding purple acid phosphatase 15-like isoform X2; this encodes MSIWRGSLPLFLLLLAAATAEPASMLEGPSGPVTVLLQEDRGHAVDLPDTDPRVQRRVTGWAPEQIAVALSAAPTSAWVSWITGDFQMGGAVKPLDPGTVGSVVRYGLAADSVVREATGDALVYSQLYPFEGLQNYTSGIIHHVRLQGLEPGTKYYYQCGDPAIPGAMSAVHAFRTMPAVGPRSYPGRIAVVGDLGLTYNTTSTVEHMASNQPDLVLLVGDVSYANLYLTNGTGTDCYSCSFAKSTPIHETYQPRWDYWGRYMEPVTSSTPMMVVEGNHEIEQQIGNKTFAAYSARFAFPSKESESFSPFYYSFDVGGIHFIMLAAYANYSKSGDQYRWLEKDLAKVDRSVTPWLVAGWHAPWYSTYKAHYREAECMRVAMEELLYSYGIDIVFTGHVHAYERSNRVFNYTLDPCGAVHISVGDGGNREKMATTHADEPGRCPEPLSTPDDFMGGFCAFNFTSGPAAGSFCWDRQPDYSAYRESSFGHGILEVKNETHALWKWHRNQHLDSW
- the LOC123443372 gene encoding purple acid phosphatase 15-like isoform X1 gives rise to the protein MSIWRGSLPLFLLLLAAATAEPASMLEGPSGPVTVLLQEDRGHAVDLPDTDPRVQRRVTGWAPEQIAVALSAAPTSAWVSWITGDFQMGGAVKPLDPGTVGSVVRYGLAADSVVREATGDALVYSQLYPFEGLQNYTSGIIHHVRLQGLEPGTKYYYQCGDPAIPGAMSAVHAFRTMPAVGPRSYPGRIAVVGDLGLTYNTTSTVEHMASNQPDLVLLVGDVSYANLYLTNGTGTDCYSCSFAKSTPIHETYQPRWDYWGRYMEPVTSSTPMMVVEGNHEIEQQIGNKTFAAYSARFAFPSKESESFSPFYYSFDVGGIHFIMLAAYANYSKSGDQYRWLEKDLAKVDRSVTPWLVAGWHAPWYSTYKAHYREAECMRVAMEELLYSYGIDIVFTGHVHAYERSNRVFNYTLDPCGAVHISVGDGGNREKMATTHADEPGRCPEPLSTPDDFMGGFCAFNFTSGPAAGSFCWDRQPDYSAYRESSFGHGILEVKNETHALWKWHRNQDLYQGAVGDEIYIVREPGRCLLSSSIAAYF